The window CAAGGTTAAGCCTCAGGGGGATCTTCCTGTCGTATTCGTAGATCAAAAGGTCATCACCCTGGCGAAATCCGCCCTGGTCGTCCCCCAAGGATGAACTGAGGTCCCGCTCCCAGCCGTCGAGGGGAGGCACCGCTGCCTTGACCTGATCAATGACGCGGTTGATGAACTGGATTTCGGCGGCAGTTGCCGGACTACCCTCATCGTCGCTGATAGGGTCGGCAGTGGCTCCTCCCTTAAATCCGGCCAGGAAGAAGAGTATGAGAAATACTGCCTTAAACTTGCGTGATAAATATCGTGTTTTCATTTCATATCCCTGGTTAATTGTTATTGGACGCTGATCTCATATTTAAAATTACCTGTGGTCCGGTAACCATCAATTCTGACGGCGATTCCTCTTGTCTTAACCTCTCTGAAAGTGAAAGAACAAGTCTGCCCGATATTATCCTTGCCTTTGGCGAACTCACAGTTCCACGGTGTCCAAAAATGTCCCCAATCTCCCATGTAACCAACCACTGTTGCTCTGGATCCTCCGTCAATTTTTTTTATTGTTATCGTGACAGGATCATTCGATTGCCAAAAGTGTCTAAGAAATTTCTTGTGGGTTGCGGAAACAATATTTCCCGTTCTGGATTCACCTCTTCCTGGCAATTGGACAATTGAATCATTTCTTCTGAAAACATTTGCCGATAAAGGGAAATTGTCCATGCATGAATAATAAAATCCCATTCTCATGTTTGCCGGAAAGTTTTGGATCGCATTCCGGTTACAAGGCAGTTCCCCTCTGGGGGTATTGACAGTCACGGTAAAAGTTCCAGTAGTGCCGCCAGCTACAGGAGTGTTCCCTATCGCCGCGTTGCCATTCAAGATGTTATAGATATAAGGAGCATTTATATTCCCGCTAACGTATTTCCAGGTAGAAAGTGGTTTGTTCTGGCCGTTGTAAATAGTTTCCCACGATTGAGTTTGCCATGGTTTTACACGCCATTCCTGAGCTGCAGCTGTTGCACTCGGGGAAACAAGTGTTGCCCCAATTGTCATTGTTGAACCACTATCTGAATCCTGGGTCGTTGTGCTTGATTGCGACGGTGATGAGCCTTGCTGCTGATCAGCCTGGGTCGCTGTTGGCTCCACCGGTGTCGCCACAATGGGAGCAGGGCCGGAGGAACGCTGACCGCTTACCGGCGTCACGGTCCCCTGGACAGGTGTTCCTGTTATGAGAGGAGGCGATGACTGCTGCTGATCGGCCTGGGTCGCCGTGGGCTCCACCGGCGTGGCGACAACGGGAGCGGGGCCGGAGGAACGCTGACCGCTTACCGGCGTCACGGTCCCCTGGACAGGCGTTCCTGTTATGAGAGGAGGCGATGACTGCTGCTGCCCGGCCTGGGTCGCTGTGGGCTCCACCGGTATCGCCACAATGGGAGCAGGACCGGAGGAACGCTGACCGCTTACCGGTGTCACGGTCCCTTGAACCGGTGTACCGACGATAGGCGTCGGAGAGGCCGGCTGGGGGGCGGGAACAGGGGGAGGTGTCCATCCGCCTCCGCTGGCGGGCGGACTGGCTCCCCACTGCGGCGCGGGAGCTTGATTAGAGGGCGGAGGGGCGGCGCCTCCGGGTTCACTCCACTGGCCCCCGCCGTCATTGGCGGGCTGGCCGTTATTCTGGCCGGCTCCGGGCTCCGGCCCCATGGATGCCGGCCAATAGACGGTGATGGTCACTGTGGACCCGAGCATGGTTATCCCACCAGCGCCTGGTTCCTGATCGATGACCGTGCCCTCTCTCCCGGCGAGATCCTCCCTGTATTTCCTGGCGTACACGATACTCGGCTCGACCCCGGATT of the bacterium genome contains:
- a CDS encoding PASTA domain-containing protein, whose translation is MKFSRLVYIVLPMFGLLLPAAGLGGALDRGPSQQRYNQAADEMIRVPGVVGMYESDAMAVLQQSGVEPSIVYARKYREDLAGREGTVIDQEPGAGGITMLGSTVTITVYWPASMGPEPGAGQNNGQPANDGGGQWSEPGGAAPPPSNQAPAPQWGASPPASGGGWTPPPVPAPQPASPTPIVGTPVQGTVTPVSGQRSSGPAPIVAIPVEPTATQAGQQQSSPPLITGTPVQGTVTPVSGQRSSGPAPVVATPVEPTATQADQQQSSPPLITGTPVQGTVTPVSGQRSSGPAPIVATPVEPTATQADQQQGSSPSQSSTTTQDSDSGSTMTIGATLVSPSATAAAQEWRVKPWQTQSWETIYNGQNKPLSTWKYVSGNINAPYIYNILNGNAAIGNTPVAGGTTGTFTVTVNTPRGELPCNRNAIQNFPANMRMGFYYSCMDNFPLSANVFRRNDSIVQLPGRGESRTGNIVSATHKKFLRHFWQSNDPVTITIKKIDGGSRATVVGYMGDWGHFWTPWNCEFAKGKDNIGQTCSFTFREVKTRGIAVRIDGYRTTGNFKYEISVQ